In the Fibrobacter sp. genome, one interval contains:
- a CDS encoding Rpn family recombination-promoting nuclease/putative transposase: MENTNTNDDNSLEIRDHDGFFKYFYSVPANARSLLEIASRRNQNLSELLSNVDLGTLESLPSAYNNVGERGEADVAFKAKTIGNEVGKGNRKEVYVGLLLEHKSYDDSAVLEQIYRYMFNVMVNKNDTKFPWMPSKAIIIYNGRKNWDPLAAFRRGHRAKFQGHDLPFECVLVNMADIEDDDCITAENPEAALGALVMKHSFDAKAIEVQLPIVEDLLRKLPNMTRYLIVEKIKVYLEEFLSKEAIMELEQGFVSIGQRLGFESAGDYRRKLEAQNRAKDAEIASQAADLAAKEAEIAALKAQIAALTGK, translated from the coding sequence ATGGAAAATACAAACACCAATGACGACAACTCCCTTGAAATCCGTGACCACGACGGATTTTTCAAGTACTTCTATTCTGTTCCCGCAAACGCCCGCTCCCTTCTGGAAATCGCCTCCAGGCGCAACCAGAACCTGTCGGAACTGCTTTCGAACGTGGACCTGGGCACACTGGAGAGCTTGCCCAGTGCCTACAACAACGTGGGCGAAAGGGGCGAGGCTGATGTGGCGTTCAAGGCGAAGACCATCGGCAACGAGGTTGGCAAGGGAAACCGCAAGGAAGTCTATGTAGGCCTGCTTCTGGAGCACAAGTCCTATGACGACTCCGCGGTTCTCGAACAGATTTACCGCTACATGTTCAACGTGATGGTCAACAAGAACGACACCAAATTCCCCTGGATGCCTTCCAAGGCGATTATCATCTACAACGGACGCAAGAACTGGGACCCCCTGGCGGCCTTTCGCAGGGGGCACCGCGCCAAGTTTCAGGGCCACGATCTGCCCTTTGAATGCGTGCTGGTGAACATGGCGGACATCGAGGACGATGATTGCATTACCGCGGAAAACCCGGAGGCCGCCTTGGGCGCACTTGTCATGAAGCACTCCTTCGACGCCAAGGCAATCGAGGTGCAGCTCCCTATCGTGGAGGATCTGCTTCGGAAGCTCCCCAATATGACCCGCTATTTGATTGTAGAAAAAATTAAAGTATATTTGGAAGAGTTCCTTAGCAAGGAGGCGATCATGGAACTGGAACAGGGATTTGTGAGCATCGGTCAGAGGCTGGGCTTCGAAAGCGCCGGTGATTATCGCCGCAAACTTGAAGCGCAGAATCGGGCTAAGGATGCCGAAATTGCCAGTCAAGCCGCTGACCTTGCTGCCAAGGAAGCTGAAATTGCAGCCCTCAAGGCGCAGATCGCTGCCCTCACCGGCAAGTGA
- a CDS encoding helix-turn-helix transcriptional regulator produces the protein MANHIPQTKFPDLQQIDDDRFAAALAKVIRKYRKIKGISRDGLAFQLNLHKNTLYGVETGIKRKSGHFSHTQLTMVNFIKMAAFFGKQPGDFLQEVLALMSDAEPTPANDTLKVEQK, from the coding sequence ATGGCTAACCATATTCCGCAAACCAAGTTCCCGGACTTGCAGCAGATAGACGACGACCGCTTCGCAGCGGCCCTAGCCAAGGTTATCCGCAAGTATCGCAAGATTAAGGGGATTTCCCGCGACGGACTGGCCTTTCAGCTGAATCTGCATAAAAACACGCTCTATGGAGTCGAAACCGGAATCAAGCGCAAGAGCGGACACTTTAGCCATACCCAGCTCACCATGGTGAATTTCATCAAGATGGCGGCCTTTTTCGGCAAGCAGCCGGGCGACTTTTTACAAGAAGTCCTGGCCCTCATGAGCGACGCCGAGCCAACTCCCGCAAACGACACTTTAAAAGTAGAGCAGAAATAA
- a CDS encoding glutamine synthetase III, whose protein sequence is MSSYRKDTIAEIAKAATAPVKPAETVNVDYYGEDVFNANAMKVYLPKDICKKLLATIELGAPLDPNIAGEVAHAMKKWAMDRGATHFTHWFQPLTGSTAEKHDSFLEPDGLGGCEAIMVFSGKNLIVGEPDASSFPSGGIRSTFEARGYTAWDPTSPAFIKRHGNGATLCIPTAFCSYTGEALDKKTPLLRSLQALSKSTERLMACFKAGKKKTTVTLGAEQEYFLIDKRFYLQRPDLYQAGRTLFGAVPAKHQQMDDHYFGSIPARILNFMNEVEMELWKLGIPAKTRHNEVAPAQFELAPMFEEVNLACDHNMQVMEVLRNVADKNGLVCLLHEKPFAGVNGSGKHNNWSVSYGNANLLNPGTNPHENAVFLTTLCAVIYAVDSHADLLRMTTAGAGNDHRLGANEAPPAIVSMYLGDQLMDVIEQLEQGAPKSSKLAGAMKLGSDSLPPLPRDATDRNRTSTFAFTGNKFEFRAPGSSQSCSEPNVVLNTIVAEAFDMIAEQLEKLDDKNFHSGLQKILQKIVKEHKRVIFNGNGYTDEWIAEAERRGLPNIRTSLEALKALKNEANIALFEKYGVMNRVEMESRYEVNVEDYHKRVRIEGEICRDMAKNIILPKAVEAYSCALKTNEMALNQGFPGVDVYVKSLGEGCRDLTAAVSKMEAALAGEHQDILAAMAETRKIVDALEKVVSDEMWPLPKYREMMFIY, encoded by the coding sequence ATGAGTTCTTATAGAAAGGATACCATTGCTGAAATCGCCAAGGCTGCTACCGCCCCGGTAAAGCCTGCCGAAACCGTCAACGTGGATTACTACGGCGAAGACGTCTTTAACGCCAACGCCATGAAGGTTTACCTGCCCAAGGACATTTGCAAGAAGCTTCTTGCCACCATCGAGCTGGGCGCTCCCCTGGATCCGAACATCGCTGGCGAAGTGGCTCACGCCATGAAGAAGTGGGCCATGGACCGCGGCGCCACTCATTTCACTCATTGGTTCCAGCCCCTCACCGGCTCCACCGCCGAAAAGCATGACTCCTTCCTGGAGCCCGATGGTCTTGGCGGCTGCGAAGCCATCATGGTGTTCAGCGGCAAGAACCTGATCGTGGGCGAACCGGATGCATCCTCTTTCCCCAGCGGCGGTATCCGTTCTACTTTCGAAGCCCGCGGCTATACTGCCTGGGATCCCACCAGCCCCGCTTTCATCAAGCGCCATGGCAACGGTGCAACCCTTTGCATTCCTACCGCATTCTGCTCTTACACTGGCGAAGCTCTGGACAAGAAGACTCCGCTGCTCCGCTCCCTGCAGGCTCTTTCCAAGTCCACCGAACGACTGATGGCTTGCTTTAAGGCCGGCAAGAAGAAGACTACCGTTACTCTGGGTGCCGAGCAGGAATACTTCCTCATAGACAAGCGTTTCTACCTGCAGCGCCCGGACCTGTACCAGGCTGGCCGCACTCTCTTCGGCGCTGTTCCTGCAAAGCATCAGCAGATGGATGACCATTACTTCGGATCCATTCCCGCACGCATTCTGAACTTCATGAACGAAGTGGAAATGGAACTGTGGAAGCTTGGCATTCCCGCCAAGACCCGCCATAACGAAGTGGCTCCCGCTCAGTTTGAACTTGCACCCATGTTTGAGGAAGTGAACCTGGCCTGTGACCATAACATGCAGGTCATGGAAGTGCTTCGCAATGTGGCCGACAAGAACGGCCTCGTCTGCCTCCTTCACGAAAAGCCTTTCGCTGGCGTGAACGGTTCCGGTAAGCACAATAACTGGAGCGTTTCCTACGGCAATGCAAACTTGCTGAATCCGGGTACCAACCCTCACGAAAATGCAGTGTTCCTTACCACTCTATGCGCTGTGATTTATGCTGTAGATTCTCATGCTGATTTGCTCCGCATGACTACTGCTGGCGCTGGCAACGATCATCGCCTGGGCGCAAACGAAGCTCCTCCGGCAATCGTCTCCATGTACCTGGGCGATCAGCTCATGGATGTGATTGAACAGCTGGAACAGGGCGCTCCCAAGTCCAGCAAGCTGGCCGGTGCCATGAAGCTTGGCTCCGACAGTTTGCCGCCGCTGCCCCGCGACGCTACGGACCGTAACCGCACCAGTACTTTCGCTTTCACCGGCAACAAGTTTGAATTCCGTGCACCGGGTTCCAGCCAGTCCTGTTCCGAACCTAACGTGGTTCTGAACACCATCGTGGCTGAAGCCTTCGACATGATTGCAGAACAGTTGGAAAAGCTGGACGACAAGAATTTCCATTCCGGTCTCCAGAAGATTCTTCAGAAGATCGTGAAGGAACACAAGCGCGTTATCTTCAACGGTAACGGCTACACCGACGAATGGATTGCCGAAGCGGAACGCCGTGGCCTTCCCAACATCCGCACATCCCTGGAAGCACTGAAGGCTCTGAAGAACGAAGCCAACATCGCCCTCTTCGAAAAGTACGGCGTCATGAACCGCGTGGAAATGGAATCCCGTTACGAAGTGAACGTGGAAGACTATCACAAGCGCGTCCGTATCGAAGGCGAAATCTGCCGTGACATGGCAAAGAACATTATCTTGCCCAAGGCTGTGGAAGCTTACTCCTGCGCCCTCAAGACAAACGAAATGGCTCTGAACCAGGGTTTCCCTGGTGTAGATGTTTACGTAAAGTCCCTGGGTGAAGGCTGCCGCGACTTGACCGCCGCCGTTTCCAAGATGGAAGCCGCCCTCGCCGGCGAACATCAGGATATTCTCGCTGCCATGGCAGAAACCCGCAAGATTGTTGACGCCCTTGAAAAGGTTGTCTCCGACGAAATGTGGCCCCTGCCTAAGTATAGAGAAATGATGTTCATTTATTAA